TTGAAAATTGACAattcgtatttatttatataaaaataatcaataaacaATACAAACATATCAAATACATTTAGCAACCAAATAACAAAACTTTGACCAAAAGTAATTTTCGTTTAAACATATAAAGAATAATATGTATTACATTTTTAGTAAGCttattttaaagattattttCGATAGTTATGCACATTACCTATTTCGCTAGGGAATGTTGAATAAAGGTACATGTGGATctacatataaaaatagaataagctgtaaaaaaaaataaaagagcatataaaaataaatgttacacTATTATGCATCACATAACCTCATCCCAGATATTGTTTATACCGCTTTTTCAGTTTCTTATTACTTAACTTATTTGCGCATATTTAAATTCGAATAAAATATAACGATTCTGCAGattattttgcgcaaaatataaagtaaagctGTAAAAGTAATTATTGTTGTAGGAGCCTTTGTGCCCAGCAAATGTGAACCAGCATCCATTATcgtcaatttcattttatgtgtGAGCAACACATATATAATCGAAAGGATTTTATTTCCGTCGTGGTGCTGTCACTGCACGTGATAACCTTCGAACTACGAAAGGCCATAACACTAGTAACGTAAACCAAAGCGGTGAGATATCAGCAAATGGCCACCATTTTGGGTATCCACGACCAGTCTGCTGATTTGTGGCTTTCTGCACAACAGTTGTACGCATATCATTTAAAACTCTTTCCAAGCTATTCATACGTTGATTTACGGCCACTAAGTCGGCATTCATGCGCAATACAGTTGCTTGAATTTGTTTAAGCATTTCAGCATTATGCTGCATTGTTTCAGTAAAACCTATATTCATTTCCACAGGATCACCATACTCATCATCAGACTGATCCACAGTGCCGTTGGACATGGCATACGTGGCATTATTTACAGGTGTTTCTGGTATGGCAGAAACTGTAGCTTTTGTTTGTGGAGCAACAATGCCATCATGTTCATTTGTGCcattcattaaattattatcaGTGTGGTGATTGTGAACGGTGAGGGGTCCATTCATCGGCGAATTAGTGGCGAGCTAAAAAGAGTAAATGTGATTAAGCACATATCTAAGTGTACAAGCTAATATGACATACCTCATCTTCATCACCGCTGCTACCATTCAAGCTCGCGCCATGTTGTGGACTATTGGTTCGGGAGTTGAATGGAGAATTTGGATGCGATTCGGCTAGCTCACGCATACCCGGTGCAACCATATCCAGCTCCTCTAAATTTATATTGTCCAAAGTACTAATGCTTCCAACAAAGTTTTGAACGTTTTCGGTGAACGACATCGTCTCAATAATTTCACGTAAATTATGTACATAACGTTCCATTGCTTGTTGTTTTGTTAGGTGACGATTATCATTCCAGGCATCCCATTTCGCTTTGCCAACAACATCCCAGAATCCGGGACGCTTTTGATGACAGGGGCCTTCTGTTGCTTGCTTATAGTAACCGTAAAATTTGAGCATCATGGCGGTGCTGGGTTGATATGGGCCATTTTTGGGCAACCCTTTGATCACATTGACGGCGGCTTGAAAACGCTCCTCTA
This portion of the Zeugodacus cucurbitae isolate PBARC_wt_2022May chromosome 3, idZeuCucr1.2, whole genome shotgun sequence genome encodes:
- the LOC105217905 gene encoding acyl-CoA-binding domain-containing protein 5 — its product is MASIEERFQAAVNVIKGLPKNGPYQPSTAMMLKFYGYYKQATEGPCHQKRPGFWDVVGKAKWDAWNDNRHLTKQQAMERYVHNLREIIETMSFTENVQNFVGSISTLDNINLEELDMVAPGMRELAESHPNSPFNSRTNSPQHGASLNGSSGDEDELATNSPMNGPLTVHNHHTDNNLMNGTNEHDGIVAPQTKATVSAIPETPVNNATYAMSNGTVDQSDDEYGDPVEMNIGFTETMQHNAEMLKQIQATVLRMNADLVAVNQRMNSLERVLNDMRTTVVQKATNQQTGRGYPKWWPFADISPLWFTLLVLWPFVVRRLSRAVTAPRRK